The Corynebacterium suranareeae genome window below encodes:
- the moaA gene encoding GTP 3',8-cyclase MoaA, with product MTTRLFLSPTPPRQEREEASKSIATSIKHDAYLPRQVPEDLPAAQADGRRVLVDRFGRIARDLRVSLTDRCNLRCTYCMPAEGLEWLPTEQTLDDAEVLRLIRIAVVKLGIRQIRFTGGEPLLRKNLKDIIAGTATLLTDEGEKVRIALTTNGLGLDKKIAGLKEAGLDRVNISLDTIDAQRYISLTRRDRLFGVLSSIDAAVSAGLHPVKINAVVMPGVNEVDIVPLAEYCLSKGAQLRFIEQMPLGPREQWKRGDMVTAQEILDRLGTQFDLTPAKEPRGAAPAALWNAVDKTNPEIAGKLGIIASVTHPFCGDCDRSRLTTDGTIRNCLFSRTETPLRDAMREGASDDELADLWAGAMWEKKPGHGIDDEGFLQPDRPMSAIGG from the coding sequence ATGACTACTCGCCTATTTCTTTCACCGACGCCCCCACGCCAAGAGCGGGAGGAGGCGTCGAAAAGCATTGCTACCAGCATCAAACATGATGCATATCTGCCGCGCCAGGTACCTGAAGACCTTCCGGCCGCGCAGGCGGACGGACGTCGCGTTCTGGTTGATCGATTTGGGCGCATTGCACGCGACCTGCGGGTGTCGCTGACTGATCGCTGCAACCTGCGCTGCACATATTGCATGCCGGCAGAGGGGCTTGAGTGGTTGCCTACCGAACAGACGCTTGACGACGCCGAGGTGCTGCGTCTCATTCGCATTGCGGTGGTTAAACTGGGCATTCGTCAAATTCGTTTTACTGGCGGAGAGCCTTTACTGCGCAAGAATTTGAAGGATATTATCGCGGGCACTGCAACACTTCTAACCGATGAAGGTGAAAAAGTCCGCATCGCGCTGACCACCAACGGCCTTGGTCTGGATAAGAAAATCGCGGGTTTGAAAGAGGCAGGCCTTGACCGGGTGAATATTTCACTCGATACCATTGATGCGCAACGCTATATCTCTTTAACTAGGCGCGATCGACTGTTTGGAGTTTTAAGCTCCATTGACGCTGCTGTTTCTGCAGGTTTACATCCGGTGAAAATTAACGCCGTTGTCATGCCTGGAGTCAATGAAGTAGATATTGTGCCGTTAGCCGAATACTGCCTTTCAAAAGGTGCCCAATTGCGGTTTATTGAGCAGATGCCGCTGGGGCCTCGTGAACAGTGGAAACGCGGCGATATGGTGACCGCACAAGAAATTCTGGACCGTCTTGGAACTCAGTTTGATTTAACTCCCGCCAAAGAACCCCGTGGAGCTGCGCCAGCTGCATTGTGGAATGCCGTGGATAAAACCAACCCTGAGATCGCTGGAAAATTAGGCATTATCGCATCTGTTACACACCCATTTTGTGGTGACTGCGACCGATCGCGTCTCACCACCGACGGCACGATTAGAAACTGCCTGTTCTCCCGCACTGAAACACCTCTGCGCGATGCCATGCGTGAAGGCGCTAGTGACGATGAACTTGCAGACCTCTGGGCTGGTGCAATGTGGGAGAAAAAACCAGGCCACGGCATTGATGATGAAGGTTTCTTACAGCCTGATCGCCCCATGTCTGCCATCGGTGGCTAG
- the prmC gene encoding peptide chain release factor N(5)-glutamine methyltransferase: MATLGEALRDATATLERAGVASPLVDARLIAAHLLGCGQLDLALRMRDEVPEGFAEAIARREKREPLQHILGTAPMGPLDLHVGPGVFIPRPETEVLADWAVRQVRGSVEKQRIIDLCTGSGALATYIAHELVDATVYAVELDPGAATWAQKNFDEFAPQVHLIHGDVTDPTLLSQLHGTFDMVVSNPPYVPESDDLDPEVYQDPHMAVFSGADGMDVIKEMIHLVFNLLREDGVVGIEHDDSTSEAVQEVFRQHGGFEAIEVLNDLTGTARFVTARKL; this comes from the coding sequence ATGGCAACCCTTGGGGAAGCTTTGCGCGACGCCACCGCCACCCTGGAAAGGGCGGGGGTGGCGTCGCCACTTGTTGATGCTCGTTTAATTGCGGCGCATCTGTTGGGGTGCGGTCAGCTTGATTTGGCGTTGCGCATGCGCGATGAGGTCCCAGAGGGGTTTGCCGAAGCGATTGCGCGTCGCGAAAAGCGCGAGCCACTGCAGCATATTTTGGGCACCGCGCCCATGGGACCGCTTGATTTGCACGTGGGCCCGGGTGTGTTTATCCCGCGCCCGGAAACCGAGGTGCTCGCGGACTGGGCCGTGCGGCAGGTGCGGGGAAGCGTCGAAAAGCAAAGAATTATTGACCTGTGCACCGGGTCCGGCGCACTTGCCACGTACATCGCCCATGAGCTTGTCGACGCGACCGTCTACGCTGTCGAGCTCGATCCGGGGGCAGCTACGTGGGCGCAGAAAAACTTTGATGAATTCGCCCCGCAGGTGCACCTTATTCACGGTGATGTCACTGATCCGACATTGTTGTCGCAGCTTCACGGCACGTTTGACATGGTGGTTTCTAATCCGCCTTATGTTCCGGAATCTGATGATTTGGATCCGGAGGTCTATCAAGATCCACACATGGCTGTGTTTAGTGGCGCTGATGGCATGGACGTGATCAAGGAAATGATCCACCTTGTTTTCAATTTATTGCGTGAAGATGGGGTAGTAGGCATTGAACACGATGATTCGACTTCCGAAGCCGTCCAAGAAGTCTTCCGGCAACACGGAGGATTTGAAGCCATTGAGGTGCTAAATGATCTCACCGGCACAGCGCGGTTTGTTACAGCGCGTAAACTGTGA
- the rho gene encoding transcription termination factor Rho: protein MTTTDNTAANQGELTALRLPDLRKIAADLGLKGTSALRKGDLINAISAAREGKPTAAAKKTSAKKAPARTSAKQPAENTAPSAPAATTQPVEQTQEAPAQAAEEAPAAPNRRGRRRVTTSATTPEPAAPAQQPKSQAAAQEELPVATQEATSAQDGNQNQGEEGDDRFESRSAARRARRNRQRQIHRDGDSTDSTQTETENTSVNTPAAEDASESAQETRAHNDSADNGDNSSDNSDDNNRNNNRRERGNRRNNRNYRDRDNRDNRDNRDNSDLADDSAQSNNADASENANDGNNDDRRSRNDRNNRNNDRNDRNDDNDDRRGRRGRRNRRGRNDNRDNRDNRDNNDGDNNYQEEQLQQVAGILDIVDHNVAFVRTTGYHAAPSDVFVSNQLIRRMGLRSGDAIEGQVRMNQGGGNHNHGRNRHKYNNLVRVEMVNGLPAEETRNRPEFGKLTPLYPNQRLRLETEQKILTTRVIDLIMPIGKGQRALIVSPPKAGKTTILQNIANAISTNNPECYLMVVLVDERPEEVTDMQRSVNGEVIASTFDRPPSEHTAVAELAIERAKRLVEQGQDVVVLLDSITRLGRAYNNSSPASGRILSGGVDSNALYPPKRFLGAARNIENGGSLTIIATAMVETGSAGDTVIFEEFKGTGNAELKLDRKISERRVFPAVDVNPSGTRKDELLLNPDEARIMHKLRRILSALDNQQAIDLLIKQLKKTKSNAEFLMQVASSAPMAGTEKEEDYS from the coding sequence GTGACAACCACAGACAACACCGCAGCGAATCAGGGTGAACTGACCGCCCTTCGACTGCCGGATCTGCGCAAAATTGCTGCCGACCTTGGACTCAAGGGGACTTCGGCATTGCGTAAAGGCGATCTGATCAACGCCATTTCAGCAGCTCGTGAAGGAAAACCAACCGCTGCTGCGAAAAAGACTTCCGCTAAGAAAGCTCCGGCACGCACAAGTGCCAAACAGCCAGCAGAGAATACGGCACCCTCAGCACCTGCAGCCACCACACAGCCGGTTGAGCAGACACAAGAAGCTCCCGCACAAGCCGCTGAAGAAGCTCCAGCTGCGCCTAACCGTCGTGGACGCCGACGCGTAACTACTTCTGCAACCACTCCTGAACCTGCGGCACCTGCACAGCAGCCTAAGTCCCAGGCTGCAGCACAGGAAGAATTGCCAGTGGCAACACAAGAAGCAACTTCTGCGCAAGATGGAAACCAGAACCAGGGCGAAGAAGGCGATGATCGCTTCGAGTCTCGTTCTGCTGCACGTCGTGCTCGCCGTAATCGTCAGCGCCAAATCCATCGCGATGGGGACAGCACTGACAGCACACAAACTGAGACCGAGAACACCTCAGTAAACACCCCAGCAGCTGAAGATGCATCCGAGTCAGCACAGGAAACTCGTGCTCACAACGACAGCGCCGATAACGGTGACAACAGCTCTGACAACTCCGACGACAACAACCGCAACAACAATCGTCGTGAGCGCGGAAATCGCAGAAACAATCGCAACTACCGCGACAGGGACAACAGGGATAACCGAGACAATCGCGACAACAGCGATCTGGCCGATGATTCCGCGCAGTCCAACAACGCTGATGCGTCAGAGAACGCAAATGACGGCAACAATGATGATCGCCGTTCCCGAAATGATCGCAACAACCGGAACAACGACCGCAACGACCGCAACGACGACAACGATGATCGTCGTGGACGTCGCGGACGCCGCAACCGTCGTGGACGCAATGACAACCGCGACAACAGGGACAACCGCGACAACAACGATGGTGACAACAACTACCAGGAAGAGCAGCTGCAGCAGGTAGCGGGCATTTTGGACATTGTTGATCACAACGTAGCATTCGTGCGTACCACTGGTTACCATGCTGCACCGTCTGATGTGTTTGTGAGCAACCAGCTGATCCGTCGCATGGGACTGCGCTCTGGTGACGCCATTGAGGGCCAGGTCCGTATGAACCAGGGTGGTGGCAACCATAACCATGGTCGCAACCGTCACAAGTACAACAACTTGGTTCGCGTGGAAATGGTCAATGGGCTTCCAGCTGAAGAGACTCGTAATCGCCCTGAGTTTGGCAAGCTGACTCCGCTGTACCCGAACCAGCGTTTGCGTTTGGAAACTGAGCAGAAGATCCTGACCACTCGTGTGATCGATTTGATCATGCCTATTGGTAAGGGACAGCGTGCGTTGATCGTGTCGCCACCTAAGGCTGGTAAGACTACGATCTTGCAGAATATTGCTAATGCCATTTCTACGAACAACCCTGAGTGCTACCTCATGGTTGTGCTGGTTGATGAGCGTCCTGAAGAAGTTACCGATATGCAGCGCTCTGTTAACGGTGAAGTGATTGCGTCGACGTTTGATCGTCCACCATCAGAGCACACTGCTGTTGCTGAGCTGGCCATTGAGCGTGCAAAGCGCTTGGTGGAGCAGGGCCAAGACGTTGTCGTCCTACTTGATTCCATTACTCGTTTGGGTCGTGCCTACAACAACAGTTCGCCTGCATCGGGACGTATTTTGTCCGGTGGTGTGGATTCCAATGCGTTGTACCCACCGAAGCGTTTCTTGGGTGCTGCTCGAAACATTGAAAATGGTGGTTCTTTGACCATCATCGCAACTGCCATGGTGGAGACTGGTTCTGCTGGTGACACTGTGATCTTCGAGGAGTTTAAAGGCACTGGTAACGCGGAGCTGAAGCTGGATCGTAAGATCTCTGAGCGTCGCGTGTTCCCAGCTGTGGATGTTAATCCTTCGGGTACTCGTAAGGATGAGCTGCTGCTGAACCCTGATGAGGCTCGCATCATGCACAAGCTGCGTCGTATTTTGTCTGCGCTTGATAATCAGCAGGCTATTGATCTGTTGATCAAGCAGCTGAAGAAGACCAAGTCCAATGCGGAATTCCTCATGCAGGTTGCTTCTAGTGCGCCGATGGCGGGTACTGAAAAAGAGGAGGATTACTCCTAA
- a CDS encoding L-threonylcarbamoyladenylate synthase, producing the protein MSRIYDCADQDSRAAGLKAAVDAVKAGQLVVLPTDTLYGLGCDAFNNEAVAKLLATKHRGPDMPVPVLVGSWDTIQGLVHSYTAQAKALVEAFWPGGLSIITAQAPSLPWNLGDTRGTVMLRMPLHPVAIELLRQTGPMAVSSANISGHTPPSTVLEARQQLNQNVAVYLDGGECAIGKPSTIVDISGAAPKILREGAISAERVGEVLGVTAESLR; encoded by the coding sequence GTGAGCAGAATTTATGACTGTGCCGACCAAGACTCACGCGCAGCAGGCCTTAAGGCGGCTGTCGATGCGGTCAAGGCCGGTCAGCTCGTTGTCCTTCCCACGGATACCCTTTACGGGCTTGGCTGCGATGCCTTCAACAATGAGGCAGTAGCCAAGCTGCTTGCAACCAAACACCGCGGACCAGATATGCCTGTGCCTGTCCTAGTGGGCAGCTGGGACACAATCCAAGGGCTTGTGCACAGCTACACTGCGCAAGCCAAAGCGCTGGTGGAAGCATTTTGGCCAGGTGGCCTTTCCATTATCACTGCGCAAGCGCCTAGCCTGCCGTGGAATCTTGGCGATACACGCGGCACCGTGATGCTGCGCATGCCTCTACACCCCGTGGCTATTGAGTTGCTGCGTCAAACCGGACCCATGGCAGTATCTTCCGCGAATATTTCTGGACACACCCCACCTTCTACGGTATTGGAAGCGCGTCAGCAGCTTAACCAAAACGTCGCGGTCTATCTTGATGGCGGTGAATGCGCAATCGGCAAACCATCGACCATCGTAGATATTTCCGGTGCTGCTCCAAAGATCTTGCGTGAAGGAGCTATTAGTGCAGAACGCGTTGGCGAAGTGCTTGGAGTAACGGCAGAAAGCCTGCGCTAA
- the prfA gene encoding peptide chain release factor 1, with amino-acid sequence MASQVSAVDDILAEYHGLEQQMADPELHNDAAAARRVGKRYSELQPIINVHRELTSAQDDLEAAREMAHEDHEFQAEAERLEAEVVELEEKLADLLAPRDPHDGEDIVMEIKAGAGGEEAALFAGDLLRMYQKFADKHGFVVEVLDSAESDLGGVKDITLSIRSRQPSRDGAWSQFKFEGGVHRVQRVPVTESQGRIQTSAAGVLVYPEPDEVEDVEIDEKDIRVDVYRSSGKGGQGVNTTDSAVRITHLPTGLVVTCQKERSQIQNRARAMQVLAARLQAMKEEEAAAEAATGRAAQIRTMDRSERIRTYNWPENRISDHRIGFKANNLDSVLDGELDDLFTALQAAERAERLEAES; translated from the coding sequence ATGGCATCGCAGGTATCTGCAGTTGATGATATTTTGGCGGAGTATCACGGCCTGGAGCAGCAAATGGCTGATCCAGAGTTGCACAATGATGCAGCTGCGGCGCGTCGAGTAGGAAAGCGTTACTCAGAGCTGCAGCCAATTATCAATGTGCACCGTGAACTCACTTCTGCTCAGGATGATCTTGAAGCAGCGCGTGAAATGGCTCATGAGGACCACGAGTTTCAGGCTGAGGCTGAGCGCCTTGAGGCCGAAGTCGTGGAGTTGGAAGAAAAGCTTGCTGATCTTCTAGCGCCGCGTGATCCCCATGATGGTGAAGACATCGTCATGGAAATCAAAGCTGGTGCCGGTGGCGAAGAGGCGGCGTTGTTCGCCGGTGATTTGCTGCGCATGTACCAAAAGTTTGCGGACAAGCACGGCTTTGTCGTGGAGGTTTTGGACTCTGCGGAATCTGATCTCGGTGGCGTCAAGGACATCACCTTGTCTATTCGTTCACGTCAGCCGTCTCGTGATGGTGCGTGGAGCCAGTTCAAGTTTGAAGGTGGCGTGCACCGTGTGCAGCGTGTGCCGGTGACTGAATCTCAGGGACGTATTCAAACCTCTGCTGCGGGTGTGCTGGTGTATCCAGAACCTGATGAGGTTGAGGATGTTGAGATCGATGAGAAGGATATTCGCGTCGATGTTTATCGTTCTTCCGGTAAGGGCGGACAGGGAGTTAACACCACTGACTCGGCTGTGCGTATTACGCACTTGCCAACCGGTTTGGTGGTGACCTGTCAGAAGGAACGTTCTCAGATTCAAAACCGTGCCCGCGCAATGCAGGTGTTGGCTGCGCGTTTGCAGGCAATGAAGGAAGAAGAAGCTGCTGCTGAGGCTGCTACCGGACGTGCTGCGCAGATTCGCACCATGGACCGCTCTGAGCGCATTCGCACCTACAACTGGCCAGAAAACCGCATCAGCGATCACCGCATCGGTTTTAAGGCTAATAACTTGGATTCCGTTCTCGATGGTGAATTGGATGATCTGTTCACCGCGTTGCAGGCCGCTGAGCGTGCTGAACGTCTAGAGGCCGAGAGCTAA
- a CDS encoding long-chain fatty-acid--CoA ligase translates to MLSTMQDVPLSLTRILEYGSTVHGETLITTWGGADGLEQSQQTFSAVGARAAALAHALHDSLGITGDQRVASMLYNCAEHMETMFAVACMGAVFNPLNKQLMNDQISFILNHSEAEVVIADPRMAEQLGEVLKEVPKVRAVVFIGPNDFSAAAAFMPETVKLYSYEALLDGRSTVYDWPVQDERTAAAICYSTGTSGPPKGVVYSHRSLYLQSLSLRTTDSLAVEHGETFLCCVPIYHVLSWGVPFAAFMSGTPLVLPGPDLSAPTLAKIISTTLPRVAHGVPTLWIQLMVHYLKNPPERMSLRELYVGGSAVPPIVITMWEQRYGVDVVHVWGMTETSTVGTVSRPPSGVSGEARWSYRVSQGRFPASLEYRIVNDGQVMASTDRNEGEIQVRGPWVTASYFHPDVEKEGGVASTFRDQDVEELDELFTADGWLRTGDVGSVTSDGFLTIQDRARDVIRSGGEWIYSAQLENLIIATEEVVECAVIGFPDDKWVERPLAVTVLYPGIERTRETAERLRDHLRDRLPNWMLPEYWTFVNEVDKTSVGKYDKKDLREHLRNGDFEVIKLKGPGEK, encoded by the coding sequence ATGCTCAGCACGATGCAGGACGTTCCACTGTCTCTCACCCGAATCCTCGAATACGGTTCCACTGTGCACGGTGAAACTTTGATCACCACGTGGGGCGGTGCCGATGGCCTTGAACAATCACAGCAAACGTTTAGTGCTGTCGGGGCCAGGGCTGCAGCACTCGCACATGCACTGCATGATTCTTTAGGCATTACAGGTGATCAGCGTGTGGCATCGATGCTGTATAACTGTGCAGAACACATGGAAACAATGTTCGCTGTGGCCTGCATGGGTGCGGTGTTTAATCCGCTGAATAAGCAGTTGATGAATGATCAGATTTCTTTCATTCTTAACCACTCGGAAGCTGAAGTTGTCATTGCCGACCCCCGAATGGCGGAGCAATTGGGCGAGGTATTGAAAGAAGTGCCGAAGGTTCGTGCTGTGGTGTTCATTGGCCCGAATGATTTTTCGGCTGCAGCAGCTTTTATGCCAGAAACCGTAAAGCTCTATTCCTATGAAGCACTTCTTGATGGCCGGTCCACTGTTTATGATTGGCCTGTTCAAGATGAGCGCACAGCTGCTGCGATTTGTTACTCCACTGGTACATCCGGACCTCCTAAAGGTGTGGTGTATTCTCACCGCTCGCTTTATCTGCAGTCTTTAAGTCTGCGCACCACTGATTCTTTAGCAGTTGAGCACGGTGAGACATTTTTGTGCTGTGTTCCCATTTATCACGTCTTAAGCTGGGGCGTTCCATTTGCAGCATTTATGTCAGGTACTCCCCTGGTGTTGCCGGGGCCAGATCTTTCGGCTCCGACATTAGCGAAAATTATTTCTACGACCCTTCCGCGCGTGGCGCATGGTGTGCCAACGCTGTGGATTCAGCTCATGGTTCACTATTTGAAGAATCCACCAGAGCGCATGTCGTTGCGTGAGCTTTATGTGGGCGGTTCCGCTGTGCCACCGATTGTGATCACCATGTGGGAGCAGCGTTATGGTGTCGATGTTGTGCATGTGTGGGGCATGACGGAAACGTCTACGGTGGGAACTGTCTCGCGCCCGCCGTCTGGTGTTTCGGGTGAAGCTCGGTGGAGTTATCGCGTTTCCCAGGGACGTTTCCCAGCGTCGTTGGAGTATCGCATTGTTAATGATGGCCAGGTCATGGCGTCCACGGACCGCAACGAGGGTGAAATTCAGGTTCGTGGGCCGTGGGTTACGGCCAGTTATTTCCATCCTGATGTTGAGAAGGAAGGCGGGGTTGCCTCCACATTCCGTGACCAGGATGTCGAGGAGCTCGATGAACTGTTTACCGCCGATGGATGGCTGCGGACCGGCGATGTTGGTTCTGTCACGTCGGATGGATTTTTGACAATTCAAGACCGTGCACGTGATGTTATTCGTTCTGGTGGCGAGTGGATTTACTCCGCACAGTTGGAAAATCTCATCATCGCTACGGAAGAAGTTGTTGAATGTGCGGTTATCGGGTTCCCTGATGACAAGTGGGTGGAACGCCCGCTCGCCGTCACTGTGCTGTATCCGGGCATTGAGCGCACGCGGGAAACTGCCGAGCGTTTGCGTGATCATTTGCGTGATCGTCTGCCCAACTGGATGTTGCCGGAGTATTGGACTTTTGTGAATGAGGTAGACAAGACCTCAGTGGGCAAATATGACAAGAAGGATTTGCGGGAGCATCTTCGCAATGGCGATTTCGAGGTGATTAAGCTTAAAGGCCCAGGTGAGAAATAA